One part of the Pelecanus crispus isolate bPelCri1 chromosome 20, bPelCri1.pri, whole genome shotgun sequence genome encodes these proteins:
- the CCDC124 gene encoding coiled-coil domain-containing protein 124, whose protein sequence is MPKKFQGENTKSAAARARKAEAKAAADAKRQQELEDAYWKDEDKHVMRKEQRKEEREKRRLEQLERKKELQRLLEEEDSKLKGKSPKQVTPGKVTRAQIEETIRKDQQQKENADTVEKEKTHLEVPLEENINRRVLEEGSVEARTIEDAIAVLSVANDLDRHPERRMKAAFTAFEEVNLPRLKQENPNMRLSQLKQLLKKEWMKSPENPMNQRHKAYNSQK, encoded by the exons ATGCCCAAGAAGTTCCAAGGTGAAAATACCAAGTCGGCTGCTGCCCGCGCAAGGAAAgctgaggcaaaggcagcagccGATGCCAAACgtcagcaggagctggaagatgcCTACTGGAAGGATGAAGACAAACACGTGATGAGGAAGGAACAAAGGAAG gaagagagggagaagcggcggctggagcagctggagcgCAAGAAGGAGCTGCAGCgcctgctggaggaggaagactCGAAGCTGAAAGGGAAGTCGCCCAAGCAGGTCACTCCGGGCAAAGTCACCAGGGCCCAGATCGAGGAGACGATCAGAAAAGAccagcagcaaaaggagaaCGCAGATACAG TTGAGAAGGAGAAGACTCATTTGGAGGTCCCCTTGGAAGAAAACATCAACAGGAGGGTGCTGGAGGAAGGATCGGTGGAGGCCAGGACGATTGAAGATGCCATTGCTGTCCTCAG CGTTGCCAACGATCTGGACCGGCACCCTGAGCGCCGGATGAAAGCTGCCTTCACAGCTTTTGAAGAGGTCAATCTGCCACGCCTGAAGCAAGAGAACCCCAACATGCGCCTGTCCCAGCTCAAGCAGCTCCTCAAGAAGGAGTGGATGAAGTCTCCAGAAAACCCCATGAACCAGCGGCACAAAGCTTACAACAGCCAAAAGTAG
- the SLC5A5 gene encoding LOW QUALITY PROTEIN: sodium/iodide cotransporter (The sequence of the model RefSeq protein was modified relative to this genomic sequence to represent the inferred CDS: deleted 2 bases in 1 codon) codes for MLLISTGIGLFHGLAKGGQKTSEDFFMGGRRMSALPVGLSLSASFMSAVQVLGVPAEAYRYGAKFLWMCLGQLLNTLLTAQFFLPVFYRLGLTSTYEYLERRFSRSVRLCGTLQYVVATMLYTGIVIYAPALILNQVTGLDIWASLLSTGVICTFYTTIGGMKAVIWTDVFQVFVMLSGFIAIIIRGVLLVGGPTRVLGIAAKGSRVNFIDFNPDPRSRYTVWTFLLGGTLVWLSMYGVNQAQVQRYVACRTEREARMALLVNQVGLFCIVSSAVACGLVMFALYKDCDPLLAGYISAPDQYMPYLVLDIFETFPGVPGLFLACAYSGTLSTASTSINAMAAVTVEDLVKPRLPTLSPRRLTLISKGLSFIYGTSCIMVAALASLLGGGVLQGSFTVMGVISGPLLGAFVLGMFLPMCGTAGVLGGLGTGFALSFWVAVGAPLYPPSAAAMGVLPALRGPLPALQPPAIVGDFYAISYLYYGALGTLSTVLAGGPTKRMRLPPGVLWWDITKQTSSVSPAGAKTLGKEPPGRAEAPQALPARLDREGGPPRDPPDPGTTTDLLLQETHV; via the exons ATGCTGCTGATATCCACCGGCATCGGGCTCTTCCACGGCCTCGCCAAAGGTGGCCAGAAGACCTCAGAGGATTTTTTCATGGGGGGACGACGGATGTCGGCTCTGCCTGTGGGGCTCTCGCTCTCAGCCAGCTTCATGTCGGCCGTCCAGGTGCTGGGGGTGCCGGCGGAGGCGTACCGGTACGGAGCCAAGTTCCTCTGGATGTGCTTGGGACAGCTGCTCAACACACTGCTCACCGCCCAGTTCTTCCTCCCTGTCTTCTACCGCCTGGGGCTCACCAGCACCTACGAG TATCTGGAGCGGCGGTTCAGCAGGAGCGTCCGGCTGTGCGGGACCCTGCAGTATGTGGTGGCCACG ATGCTGTACACGGGGATCGTCATCTACGCCCCTGCCCTGATCCTCAACCAAG TGACCGGTCTGGACATCTGGGCATCCCTGCTCTCCACCGGAGTCATCTGCACCTTCTACACCACCATA ggcGGGATGAAGGCTGTCATCTGGACGGATGTCTTCCAGGTCTTCGTGATGCTCTCCGGCTTCATCGCCATCATCATCCGGGGGGTGTTGCTGGTGGGGGGTCCCACCAGGGTGCTAGGCATCGCTGCTAAAGGCTCCAGGGTGAACTTCATCGA CTTCAACCCGGATCCGCGGAGCCGGTACACGGTCTGGACCTTCCTGCTGGGCGGCACGCTGGTCTGGCTCTCCATGTACGGCGTCAACCAGGCGCAGGTCCAGCGCTACGTGGCCTGCAGGACCGAGAGGGAGGCCAGGAT GGCGCTGCTGGTGAATCAAGTGGGGCTCTTCTGCATCGTCTCCAGCGCGGTGGCCTGTGGCCTTGTGATGTTTGCGCTGTACAAGGACTGCGATCCCCTCCTCGCCGGCTACATCTCAGCCCCGGACCAG TACATGCCCTACCTGGTCCTTGACATCTTCGAGACGTTCCCAGGGGTGCCAGGGCTGTTCTTGGCTTGCGCCTACAGCGGGACCCTCAG cacagcctccaCCAGCATCAACGCCATGGCGGCCGTCACCGTCGAGGACCTCGTCAAGCCCAGGCTGCCCACACTGTCACCGCGGAGGCTGACCCTCATCTCCAAGGGGCTGT CGTTCATCTACGGCACCTCCTGCATCATGGTGGCAGCTCTGGCCTCGCTGCTGGGCGGTGGCGTGCTGCAG GGCTCCTTCACCGTCATGGGGGTGATCAGCGGCCCGCTGCTGGGAGCCTTCGTCCTGGGCATGTTCCTGCCGATGTGTGGCACAGCC ggcGTGCTGGGGGGCCTGGGCACCGGCTTCGCCCTCTCCTTCTGGGTGGCCGTG GGGGCACCCCTCTACccccccagcgccgccgccatggGGGTGCTGCCCGCCCTCCGGGGCCCTCTGCCCGCTCTACAACC GCCGGCCATCGTGGGTGACTTCTACGCCATCTCCTACCTGTACTACGGGGCGCTGGGGACCCTCAGCACGGTGCTGGCGGGGG GGCCAACCAAGCGGATGCGGCTGCCCCCGGGTGTGCTGTGGTGGGACATCACGAAGCAGACATCCTCGGTGTCCCCCGCGGGTGCCAAAACCCTGGGGAAAGagcccccgggcagggcagaaGCCCCCCAGGCACTGCCGGCAAGGCTGGACAGGGAGGgcggccccccccgggacccccctgaTCCCGGCACCACCAcggacctgctgctgcaggagaccCACGTGTAG